The Aulosira sp. FACHB-615 genome includes a window with the following:
- a CDS encoding MvdD family ATP-grasp ribosomal peptide maturase has translation MTALIVTFSNDNESIPLVIKEIEARGEKAFRFDTDRFPTEVKLDIYSGDTERVIITDGEQQLDLSEVSAVWYRRMRYGHQIPNSMDKQYRDASIQECRVTVRGMIASLGGFHLDKMFNVDRANNKQLQLQTAQKIGLLTPRTLTTNNPTAVKQFAKECPQGIVTKMLSSFAIYDEQGRENVVFTTPMTEDDLEDMEGLRFCPMTFQENVPKALELRTTIVGHRVFTAAVDSQSLEGSTFDWRKEGKALVKNWQPYNLPEDIEKKLLTLMAEFGLNYGAIDIIVTPDNRYVFLEVNPVGEFFWMEVYSPHYPISQAIAEILLTQK, from the coding sequence ATGACAGCATTAATAGTTACCTTTAGCAACGACAACGAAAGCATTCCTTTAGTTATCAAAGAAATAGAAGCTAGAGGCGAAAAAGCATTTCGGTTTGATACAGATAGATTTCCCACTGAAGTCAAGCTAGATATTTACTCTGGTGATACGGAAAGAGTCATCATTACCGATGGTGAACAACAGCTTGATTTAAGCGAAGTTTCGGCCGTTTGGTATCGGCGGATGCGCTATGGGCATCAAATCCCCAATTCAATGGACAAGCAATACAGAGATGCTTCCATTCAGGAATGTCGCGTCACTGTCAGAGGTATGATTGCCAGCCTTGGCGGATTTCATTTAGATAAAATGTTCAATGTAGATCGGGCAAATAATAAGCAATTACAATTGCAAACTGCCCAGAAAATCGGGCTTTTAACTCCGCGTACCCTGACTACAAATAATCCCACAGCCGTCAAACAATTTGCCAAAGAATGTCCCCAAGGTATTGTCACCAAAATGCTGTCTTCCTTTGCAATTTATGATGAGCAAGGGCGAGAGAACGTTGTGTTTACCACTCCAATGACCGAAGATGATTTGGAGGATATGGAAGGACTACGTTTTTGTCCGATGACTTTTCAAGAAAACGTACCCAAAGCATTGGAGTTGCGGACAACTATTGTGGGGCATCGGGTATTCACCGCCGCAGTCGATTCACAAAGCTTAGAAGGTTCTACCTTTGATTGGCGTAAAGAAGGTAAAGCCTTAGTTAAAAATTGGCAACCCTACAACTTACCCGAAGATATTGAGAAAAAGCTACTCACCTTGATGGCTGAGTTTGGCTTAAACTATGGAGCGATTGATATTATCGTTACCCCTGACAACCGCTATGTATTCCTCGAAGTTAACCCAGTTGGGGAATTTTTCTGGATGGAGGTATATTCACCTCATTATCCCATTTCTCAGGCGATCGCCGAAATTTTACTCACTCAAAAGTAA
- a CDS encoding MvdC family ATP-grasp ribosomal peptide maturase: protein MQLSGDVVLLITHSGDFFTIDRVAEALARKGAQPFRLDTDKFPLELQLTAHFGKSKSYHTIEYDNQLISTEQVQAVWLRRIWEPNLSPELAPKFREACINESKATLNGFWDSLKQARWVDNLERIDYANNKLRQLRIASEVGFVIPQTLVTNKAEAAREFFGQVNGKMVSKLLTALSHSMQATSSFFLYTSVVKEEDLQDAESLRYCPMIFQEQISKQQELRVVYVNGEVFVGALNADVYAAAKADWRKPGIEIGAWQHHELPDEVVLRLQTFMGRLGLLFGSFDFILTPSGEYVFLEINPVGEWGMLEKDLDLPIANAIADALLQTDK from the coding sequence ATGCAATTGTCTGGTGATGTTGTTTTATTAATTACCCACAGTGGAGATTTCTTCACAATAGATAGAGTCGCAGAAGCCTTAGCCAGAAAAGGGGCGCAACCATTTCGTCTAGATACTGACAAATTTCCTTTAGAACTACAATTAACCGCACATTTTGGTAAGTCTAAAAGCTACCACACAATAGAATATGACAACCAATTGATCAGCACAGAACAAGTGCAAGCAGTATGGTTACGCCGAATTTGGGAACCAAACCTCAGTCCAGAATTAGCGCCTAAGTTCCGCGAAGCTTGTATTAACGAATCAAAAGCAACTTTAAATGGTTTTTGGGATAGCCTTAAACAAGCTCGTTGGGTAGATAATCTAGAACGGATAGATTATGCAAACAACAAGCTGCGTCAACTGCGAATCGCCTCAGAAGTAGGTTTTGTAATTCCTCAAACCCTTGTTACCAACAAAGCCGAAGCCGCTAGAGAGTTTTTTGGGCAAGTTAACGGCAAAATGGTGAGCAAGCTGTTAACTGCACTTTCTCACAGTATGCAGGCTACCTCTTCGTTCTTTCTGTATACCAGCGTTGTCAAAGAAGAAGACTTACAAGATGCGGAGTCGCTGCGCTACTGCCCAATGATTTTTCAAGAGCAAATCTCCAAGCAGCAGGAATTACGGGTGGTGTATGTGAATGGCGAAGTCTTTGTTGGGGCGTTGAATGCAGATGTGTATGCAGCAGCCAAAGCTGATTGGCGTAAACCCGGTATAGAAATAGGTGCATGGCAACATCATGAACTTCCTGATGAAGTAGTTCTTCGTCTCCAAACTTTTATGGGCAGGTTAGGGCTATTGTTTGGCTCGTTTGATTTTATCCTCACCCCATCAGGAGAATACGTGTTTTTGGAAATCAACCCTGTCGGTGAGTGGGGAATGTTAGAGAAAGATTTAGACTTGCCCATTGCCAATGCGATCGCCGATGCACTGTTGCAAACCGACAAATAA
- a CDS encoding microviridin/marinostatin family tricyclic proteinase inhibitor produces MSASINEAATLKAVPFFAYFLEAQYDEEPPKPSEEEPQPIPIWTLKWPSDWEER; encoded by the coding sequence ATGTCTGCAAGCATAAACGAAGCCGCAACCCTAAAAGCAGTACCTTTCTTTGCCTATTTCTTAGAAGCGCAATATGATGAAGAGCCGCCTAAACCATCTGAAGAAGAACCCCAACCTATTCCAATCTGGACTTTGAAGTGGCCTTCTGATTGGGAAGAGAGATAA
- a CDS encoding microviridin/marinostatin family tricyclic proteinase inhibitor has protein sequence MSTNTNKPTNVEAVPFFARFLEEQVAQQADNSPWPSTLKYPSDWEDF, from the coding sequence ATGTCTACCAACACAAACAAACCAACAAACGTAGAAGCAGTACCTTTCTTTGCTCGTTTCTTAGAAGAGCAAGTTGCTCAACAAGCAGATAATTCTCCTTGGCCTTCCACCCTAAAGTACCCTTCTGATTGGGAAGATTTTTAA
- a CDS encoding microviridin/marinostatin family tricyclic proteinase inhibitor — MSTNTNKPANLETVPFFARFLEEQVAQQADNSPWADTKKWPSDWEEY; from the coding sequence ATGTCTACCAACACAAACAAACCAGCAAACTTAGAAACAGTACCCTTCTTTGCTCGTTTCTTAGAAGAGCAAGTTGCTCAACAAGCAGATAATTCTCCTTGGGCTGACACTAAAAAGTGGCCTTCTGATTGGGAAGAGTATTAA
- a CDS encoding microviridin/marinostatin family tricyclic proteinase inhibitor gives MSTNTNKAANVEAVPFFARFLEEQVAQQADNAPFPTTLKWPSDWEDF, from the coding sequence ATGTCTACCAACACAAACAAAGCCGCAAACGTAGAAGCAGTACCCTTCTTTGCTCGTTTCTTAGAAGAGCAAGTTGCTCAACAAGCAGATAATGCTCCTTTTCCTACAACTCTCAAGTGGCCTTCTGATTGGGAAGATTTTTAA
- a CDS encoding microviridin/marinostatin family tricyclic proteinase inhibitor encodes MSTNTNKAANVEAVPFFARFLEEQVSQQADNTPRPQTLKYPSDWEDY; translated from the coding sequence ATGTCTACCAACACAAACAAAGCAGCAAACGTAGAAGCAGTACCCTTCTTTGCTCGTTTCTTAGAAGAGCAAGTCTCTCAACAAGCAGATAATACTCCTCGCCCACAAACTCTCAAGTATCCTTCTGATTGGGAAGATTATTAA
- a CDS encoding microviridin/marinostatin family tricyclic proteinase inhibitor encodes MSTNTNKAANVEAVPFFARFLEEQVSQQADNTPRPQTLKYPSDWEDY; translated from the coding sequence ATGTCTACCAACACAAACAAAGCAGCAAACGTAGAAGCAGTACCTTTCTTTGCTCGTTTCTTAGAAGAGCAAGTCTCTCAACAAGCAGATAATACTCCTCGCCCACAAACTCTCAAGTATCCTTCTGATTGGGAAGATTATTAA
- a CDS encoding microviridin/marinostatin family tricyclic proteinase inhibitor translates to MSTNTIKNVNVGLVPFFARFLEEQTAEGETPSWPWTFKFPSDSEDT, encoded by the coding sequence ATGTCTACAAACACAATTAAAAATGTGAATGTCGGACTGGTACCATTCTTTGCACGTTTCTTGGAAGAACAAACCGCAGAAGGAGAAACTCCTTCTTGGCCTTGGACTTTCAAGTTTCCTTCAGATTCAGAAGATACTTAG
- a CDS encoding pentapeptide repeat-containing protein, with protein MFTYISKFKHPAKNIAVNKNLLIDIFLGIIKRHDKQQHTSQKSCKKSLRVAVEKLHHQILDIRLQGIAELGALANYHKQDNWEIMEFLTAFVRQNSDYKTNQEVKSQSSPKIAPDIQAALQVITTTYTPKSLASEQLDLSYTDLRGANLSGGNLAGVNLYQANLSGVNLAGANLSGAILCAANLSQANLVGANLTEAIISAANLVGANLAQANLVKANFYLANLSETNLQDAILEGANFREAKFSG; from the coding sequence ATGTTTACTTACATCAGCAAGTTTAAGCATCCGGCAAAAAATATTGCAGTTAATAAAAATTTATTGATTGATATCTTTTTGGGGATAATTAAGCGTCACGATAAACAGCAGCATACTTCACAAAAAAGCTGTAAAAAAAGTTTGAGAGTAGCAGTAGAGAAGCTACATCATCAAATATTAGATATCAGATTGCAGGGAATTGCTGAACTCGGAGCATTAGCTAATTATCATAAACAAGATAACTGGGAAATTATGGAGTTTCTCACGGCTTTTGTGCGGCAAAACTCTGATTACAAAACAAACCAGGAAGTTAAAAGTCAGTCATCACCCAAAATTGCCCCAGATATTCAGGCTGCATTGCAAGTAATCACAACAACATACACCCCAAAATCTCTAGCATCAGAACAACTTGACTTGAGTTATACAGACTTACGCGGAGCAAATCTCAGTGGTGGAAACCTTGCAGGTGTGAATCTCTACCAAGCTAATTTATCAGGAGTGAATCTGGCGGGGGCAAATCTCAGTGGTGCAATTCTTTGTGCTGCTAACTTATCCCAGGCTAACTTAGTTGGTGCGAACCTCACAGAAGCAATTATCAGTGCGGCTAACTTAGTGGGTGCAAATCTCGCCCAAGCAAATTTAGTCAAAGCGAACTTTTATCTCGCTAATTTGTCTGAAACTAATCTGCAAGATGCCATACTTGAGGGTGCTAATTTCCGAGAAGCAAAATTTTCCGGATAA
- a CDS encoding pentapeptide repeat-containing protein produces the protein MSANKTDKMLRWLIGTTVVLALGLNIVVFAASSKKDLSISQQIQYRTQALTTTAIMFLGLAVMINAYYAGKRAEAMQKNAIASEKNVEVNLQNTQISQDRLIADRFMAAITQLGHERIETRIGAIYVLERIAQDFPKEHWTIMEILAAFVRENTGIPTEGELFKEEDAQPIYWGKPKSRVLATKQNSEAAPKIRRDVQAALTIIGRRNSLLELESQKLDLRNIDIRRADLLGANLERADLRGSDLSGADLRGANLSGVNLNSAKLVRSILYETNLQKANLRQANLQGATLNRANLQGANLRAVNLQNASLRTANLQGANLYKANLQQATLKVANLAGAKLFLANLQGAKLGKANLHLAGLIGANLQGANLNGANLSGANLNAAKLQQTEVFFANLTEASLTEADLYQANLMGANLNRAVLYEANLSKANLIGANLFGTNLCDVKLEGAILTGVKNLDSQQIGMAVGDRTTRLPDDLEHPSHWRQSS, from the coding sequence ATGTCTGCAAATAAGACAGACAAAATGTTGCGTTGGTTGATAGGTACAACAGTTGTATTGGCACTGGGGCTGAATATAGTTGTTTTTGCTGCCTCCAGTAAAAAAGATTTATCAATTTCGCAGCAAATACAATACAGAACGCAAGCATTAACAACAACTGCGATTATGTTTTTAGGCTTGGCAGTGATGATTAATGCCTATTATGCAGGTAAACGGGCCGAGGCAATGCAAAAAAATGCGATCGCCTCCGAAAAAAATGTCGAAGTAAATCTGCAAAATACGCAAATCTCCCAAGACAGATTGATAGCAGATAGATTTATGGCTGCTATTACGCAGCTTGGTCATGAAAGAATTGAAACGCGCATCGGTGCAATTTATGTTTTAGAACGCATTGCCCAGGATTTTCCTAAAGAACACTGGACAATTATGGAAATTCTGGCGGCGTTTGTACGGGAGAATACAGGCATTCCCACAGAAGGCGAACTCTTTAAAGAAGAAGATGCACAGCCAATATACTGGGGTAAACCCAAAAGTCGGGTACTGGCAACCAAACAAAATAGTGAAGCCGCACCCAAAATTCGCCGGGATGTCCAAGCCGCTCTGACAATCATTGGTAGACGTAATTCCCTATTAGAGTTAGAAAGTCAAAAATTAGATTTACGCAATATAGATATCCGGCGAGCAGATTTACTCGGCGCTAATTTAGAAAGAGCAGATTTACGCGGTTCTGACCTTTCTGGTGCAGATTTACGCGGTGCTAACCTTTCGGGAGTTAACCTCAACAGTGCCAAATTGGTACGCTCCATTCTCTACGAAACCAATTTACAAAAAGCCAACCTGCGGCAAGCCAACTTACAAGGGGCAACCTTGAATCGTGCCAATTTACAAGGGGCAAACTTGCGTGCAGTTAACCTGCAAAATGCAAGTCTGCGTACAGCCAACTTACAAGGAGCAAACCTGTATAAAGCGAATTTACAACAGGCAACCTTGAAAGTTGCTAACCTCGCGGGTGCAAAATTGTTTCTGGCTAATTTACAAGGGGCAAAGCTGGGTAAAGCTAACTTGCATTTAGCAGGATTAATTGGTGCGAACTTACAAGGAGCCAACTTAAATGGCGCTAACTTATCTGGGGCAAATTTAAATGCTGCCAAACTCCAGCAAACAGAAGTCTTTTTTGCTAACCTCACCGAAGCCAGTTTGACAGAAGCTGATTTATATCAAGCTAACCTCATGGGTGCGAACTTGAATCGGGCAGTTTTGTATGAAGCGAATTTATCAAAAGCCAACCTCATCGGCGCGAATTTATTCGGCACAAATTTGTGTGATGTCAAACTAGAAGGTGCAATTCTCACAGGGGTGAAAAACTTAGACTCACAACAGATTGGCATGGCAGTAGGCGATCGCACAACCCGGCTACCTGATGATCTTGAACACCCTAGCCACTGGCGACAGTCGAGTTGA
- a CDS encoding TRAP transporter small permease subunit has translation MEKLLKISKIIDTCTEFIGRCTSWLVLVMVILGVWNVVGRYVGRLIGSNLTSNAYIEAQWYIFDLVFLLGAAYTLKHNEHVRVDIFYSNWQRRRKAIADLLGTIFFLIPFCVMVIIFSWDTIIASWQIQENSPDPGGLPRYPIKAMIIVSFILLIFQGISQAIKNWAIIQGKLATEEEQRDTGL, from the coding sequence TTGGAGAAACTCTTAAAAATCTCAAAAATTATTGATACTTGTACTGAATTTATCGGTCGATGTACCAGTTGGCTGGTGCTAGTCATGGTCATCCTGGGAGTATGGAACGTTGTTGGGCGATATGTAGGGCGGTTGATTGGCAGTAACCTCACATCCAACGCTTATATCGAAGCCCAGTGGTATATTTTTGATTTAGTTTTTTTGTTGGGTGCAGCTTACACCTTAAAGCATAACGAACACGTCCGCGTAGATATTTTTTATAGTAATTGGCAACGACGGCGCAAAGCTATTGCAGATTTATTAGGTACGATATTTTTCCTAATTCCTTTCTGTGTGATGGTCATCATTTTTTCCTGGGATACCATCATTGCTTCTTGGCAAATTCAGGAAAATTCCCCTGATCCTGGTGGTTTACCCCGCTACCCAATCAAAGCAATGATTATTGTTTCCTTTATATTGCTGATTTTTCAGGGAATTTCCCAAGCAATTAAAAACTGGGCAATTATCCAAGGCAAACTAGCAACAGAGGAGGAACAACGTGACACTGGCTTATGA
- a CDS encoding TRAP transporter large permease subunit → MTLAYEWLGPLMFAGALVLLSLGYPVAFSLGGVAIVFGLLGISLGVFDPIFLTAMPQRIFGIMANYTLLAIPYFIFLGSMLEKSGIAERLLETMGILLGRLRGGLALAVVLVGALLAATTGVVAATVVAMGLISLPIMLRYGYNKQLATGVIAASGTLGQIIPPSVVLVVLGDQLGVSVGDLFIGSVIPGLMMASAFALHVLIVAFLKPDAAPALPAEVREIGGKALGRRVIQVMLPPLVVILLVLGSIFFGIATPTEAGAVGCVGAIALAAANGQLTLTSLRQVCDTTLRITSMVIFILFGSTAFSLVFRGLNGDQFMFDVLANLPGGKVGFLAVSMIVVFILGFFIDFFEIAFIVIPLFVPVAQQLGIDLVWYGVVLGANLQTSFLTPPFGFALFYLRGVAPPEVTTSDIYRGVIPFILLQLLVVLLIIVFPQIVSFLPSLGS, encoded by the coding sequence GTGACACTGGCTTATGAATGGCTAGGGCCGCTGATGTTTGCGGGTGCTTTGGTATTGTTATCTCTGGGCTATCCCGTGGCATTTTCCCTGGGTGGTGTGGCTATTGTTTTTGGTTTATTGGGCATTAGTTTGGGTGTGTTTGACCCGATATTTCTCACCGCTATGCCCCAGCGAATTTTCGGGATTATGGCTAATTACACCCTGTTAGCGATTCCTTACTTTATTTTTCTGGGGTCAATGCTAGAAAAATCTGGCATTGCGGAACGGCTGTTAGAAACAATGGGGATTTTGTTGGGACGGTTGCGGGGTGGACTGGCCTTAGCAGTGGTATTGGTGGGAGCATTGCTGGCTGCAACTACTGGTGTTGTAGCAGCCACGGTGGTAGCGATGGGTTTAATTTCGCTGCCGATTATGCTGCGCTATGGTTACAACAAACAATTAGCCACAGGTGTAATTGCGGCTTCAGGTACTTTAGGGCAAATTATCCCGCCGAGTGTGGTTTTGGTCGTTTTAGGCGACCAACTTGGTGTGTCTGTAGGTGATTTATTTATTGGCTCGGTGATTCCCGGCTTGATGATGGCTAGTGCCTTTGCGCTGCATGTGCTGATTGTGGCATTTTTAAAACCAGATGCCGCACCCGCTTTGCCTGCGGAAGTCCGAGAAATTGGCGGTAAAGCCTTGGGGAGAAGGGTAATTCAGGTTATGTTGCCGCCTTTGGTAGTAATTTTACTAGTGCTAGGGAGTATATTTTTTGGCATTGCCACGCCGACAGAAGCAGGTGCAGTTGGTTGTGTCGGTGCGATCGCTTTAGCAGCAGCCAATGGTCAACTAACCTTAACATCTCTGCGTCAAGTATGTGATACTACTTTACGAATCACCAGTATGGTGATTTTCATTTTGTTTGGTTCGACAGCTTTCAGCTTAGTATTCCGAGGATTAAATGGCGATCAATTTATGTTTGATGTCCTCGCCAATCTTCCTGGTGGGAAAGTCGGCTTTTTAGCCGTCAGTATGATTGTGGTGTTTATCCTCGGTTTCTTTATCGACTTTTTTGAAATTGCCTTTATCGTCATACCTTTATTTGTGCCTGTTGCCCAGCAATTAGGCATTGATTTGGTTTGGTATGGTGTAGTGCTGGGGGCAAATCTGCAAACTTCCTTTTTAACACCACCTTTTGGTTTTGCTTTGTTTTATCTGCGTGGTGTTGCACCTCCAGAAGTAACCACATCTGATATTTATCGTGGTGTCATACCGTTTATTCTGCTGCAATTATTAGTTGTGTTGTTAATTATTGTCTTCCCGCAGATTGTCAGTTTCTTACCTTCTTTGGGAAGTTAA
- a CDS encoding response regulator translates to MKNDFNKYGVILIVDDTPINLEMLFDFLGTAGFTVLIAEDGESAIAIAEYGKPDLILLDILMPGIDGFDTCRRLKAQESTQDIPVIFMTALSETVDKVKGFELGAVDYLTKPLQHQEVLARIQLHLKLRTLTKTLQEQNLRLEAEITERLQVEEKIREQAALLDVTSDAIVVKDFNNQICFWNQGAENLYGWKATEVIGENVNQILYPPDTLAQVQNIYASIAESGFWQGELNQVNKQGQTVIVASRWTLMCDRHNQPKSILTVNTDITEKKHLENQILRAQRLESIGTLASGIAHDLNNILTPILTAAQLLQLKLPDTNERNQQMLKTIEANSKRGAALVKQVLQFARGVDGQRTIVQVSHLCSEIQQIVQETFPKSIELTTQIQPGLWAVIGDATHLHQLLMNLVVNARDAMPRGGSINISASNLLVDEQYARMNLDARVGAYIVVTITDTGVGMPPEIIDRIFEPFFTTKEIGKGTGLGLSTVRGIIQSHGGFVNVWSQVGRGTEFKVFLPAVEVANPLLAEDLDLLKGNGELILVVDDESGILETTKISLETYNYRVLTATNGIEAIALYAQHEDEISLVLMDMMMPAMDGATAISTLQKMNSQVKVIAVSGLTASSKLTKLSGVKKFISKPYTTKDLLQTLHSILVQESRHPERVAKS, encoded by the coding sequence ATGAAAAATGATTTTAATAAATACGGTGTCATTTTAATTGTTGATGATACTCCCATCAATTTAGAAATGTTGTTTGATTTTTTAGGCACGGCTGGATTTACAGTATTAATTGCTGAGGATGGTGAAAGTGCGATCGCCATAGCAGAATATGGTAAACCTGACTTAATTTTGTTAGATATCCTCATGCCGGGAATTGACGGTTTTGACACTTGTCGTCGTCTGAAAGCGCAGGAATCAACCCAAGATATTCCCGTGATTTTTATGACAGCACTTTCGGAAACTGTTGATAAAGTTAAAGGCTTTGAACTCGGTGCAGTTGATTACCTCACCAAACCACTCCAGCACCAAGAAGTATTAGCAAGGATTCAGTTGCATCTGAAGTTACGCACTCTTACCAAAACATTACAAGAGCAGAATTTACGTTTAGAAGCCGAAATTACAGAACGTTTACAAGTTGAAGAAAAAATCCGCGAACAAGCAGCTTTATTAGATGTAACTAGCGATGCAATTGTCGTGAAAGATTTTAATAATCAAATTTGTTTTTGGAACCAAGGCGCGGAAAATTTATATGGTTGGAAAGCGACTGAAGTTATTGGTGAGAATGTCAATCAGATTTTATATCCACCAGACACTTTAGCGCAAGTCCAAAACATTTATGCAAGTATAGCTGAGTCTGGCTTTTGGCAAGGAGAATTAAACCAAGTTAACAAACAAGGACAAACTGTGATTGTGGCGAGTCGTTGGACATTAATGTGCGATCGCCATAACCAGCCTAAATCAATTTTGACTGTTAATACTGATATTACCGAAAAAAAACATTTAGAAAATCAAATCCTCCGCGCTCAACGTTTAGAAAGCATCGGCACATTAGCCAGTGGTATCGCTCACGACTTGAACAATATTTTGACACCGATTTTAACAGCAGCACAACTACTACAACTCAAACTGCCAGATACTAATGAGCGTAATCAACAAATGTTGAAAACCATCGAAGCTAATTCTAAACGTGGTGCAGCTTTAGTTAAACAAGTTTTACAATTTGCACGGGGAGTAGATGGGCAGCGTACTATTGTGCAAGTTAGTCATTTATGTTCAGAAATTCAACAAATTGTCCAAGAAACTTTTCCCAAATCAATTGAATTAACAACTCAGATTCAGCCAGGACTTTGGGCGGTAATTGGTGATGCAACCCACTTACATCAACTATTAATGAATTTAGTAGTTAATGCCCGTGATGCCATGCCCAGAGGTGGTAGTATCAACATTTCTGCGTCAAATTTGTTAGTCGATGAACAGTATGCGCGGATGAATTTAGATGCTCGTGTCGGTGCTTATATTGTAGTGACAATTACAGATACAGGTGTAGGAATGCCACCAGAGATTATTGATAGAATCTTTGAGCCATTCTTCACCACCAAAGAAATTGGGAAAGGTACGGGATTAGGTTTATCAACTGTCAGAGGTATCATTCAAAGTCACGGTGGTTTTGTGAATGTTTGGAGTCAAGTTGGTAGGGGTACAGAATTTAAAGTTTTCTTACCAGCCGTCGAGGTAGCAAATCCACTCCTAGCAGAAGACTTAGATTTACTCAAAGGTAACGGAGAATTAATTTTAGTAGTTGATGATGAAAGTGGCATTTTAGAAACTACCAAAATTTCTTTAGAAACCTACAACTACAGAGTATTAACCGCTACCAATGGCATTGAAGCGATCGCTCTTTATGCTCAACACGAAGACGAAATTAGCTTAGTGTTGATGGATATGATGATGCCTGCAATGGATGGTGCTACGGCGATTAGCACTTTGCAAAAAATGAACTCTCAAGTCAAGGTGATTGCTGTTAGTGGTTTGACAGCTAGTAGTAAATTAACCAAGTTATCTGGTGTGAAAAAGTTTATTTCTAAGCCTTATACAACAAAGGATTTATTGCAAACCTTACACAGCATTTTGGTACAGGAATCTAGACACCCAGAGCGTGTGGCTAAATCTTAG